A genomic window from Thermococcus sp. LS1 includes:
- a CDS encoding P-II family nitrogen regulator: MKKIEAIIRNEDFENVKKALKSAGIIPMTVYPVQGRGVQGGVPPYDLLPKVKIELVVKDEDVERVIEIIARNARRGIPGDGKIFVLPVHDAIRIRTGERGSEALY; encoded by the coding sequence ATGAAAAAGATCGAAGCAATTATTCGGAATGAGGATTTTGAGAACGTCAAGAAGGCCCTGAAGAGTGCTGGTATTATCCCGATGACGGTCTACCCCGTCCAGGGTAGGGGTGTTCAGGGTGGGGTTCCTCCCTATGATCTTCTGCCCAAGGTGAAGATCGAGCTCGTAGTGAAGGACGAGGACGTTGAGCGGGTCATAGAGATTATCGCTAGAAACGCCAGGCGGGGCATTCCCGGGGACGGGAAGATATTCGTTCTGCCCGTTCACGATGCCATCAGGATAAGAACGGGGGAGAGGGGCAGCGAGGCCCTATATTAA
- a CDS encoding alpha-glucosidase, with translation MKSQEILRDVAQTIENIEKKINSLTKLSDKNKQKALKLLEEARRNFMELSENVAVDNQELANFFLKRAVKIKNNTNDRYLEKMGEKEYMKDIAALNKYSKAAPYDFAGEVKVLHRAYRAFLFGMIPFYIVSGIFGPVYAVTALILIIPTLLAMLSMRKRGSLGLMLAFAVMPIPMVMGAFSIRYGIYALTNQEELMRIAQELGKSLAFAQAIAAIILLSGAASLILLGYASYALYKHRHAFL, from the coding sequence ATGAAAAGCCAAGAGATTCTGCGAGATGTAGCGCAGACCATTGAAAATATTGAGAAAAAAATTAACTCCCTCACCAAGCTCTCAGATAAGAATAAGCAGAAAGCCCTAAAGCTCCTCGAAGAGGCGAGGAGGAACTTCATGGAACTGTCGGAGAACGTTGCCGTGGACAATCAGGAGCTTGCCAACTTTTTCCTCAAGAGGGCTGTCAAAATCAAGAACAACACCAACGACAGATACCTCGAAAAGATGGGAGAAAAGGAATATATGAAGGACATTGCGGCCCTCAACAAGTACTCAAAGGCTGCTCCCTACGACTTCGCTGGGGAAGTTAAGGTTCTCCACAGAGCCTACCGGGCGTTCTTGTTTGGGATGATCCCGTTCTACATCGTCTCGGGAATCTTCGGCCCGGTTTATGCCGTGACAGCCCTTATACTGATAATCCCGACGCTCTTAGCAATGCTTAGTATGAGGAAGAGGGGAAGCCTTGGCCTCATGCTGGCCTTCGCGGTCATGCCCATACCCATGGTTATGGGGGCGTTTTCGATAAGGTATGGAATATACGCACTGACTAACCAGGAAGAGCTCATGAGGATAGCTCAAGAGCTCGGCAAGAGCCTCGCCTTCGCTCAGGCTATAGCAGCCATAATATTGCTCTCGGGAGCGGCCAGCTTGATTCTGCTCGGCTACGCGAGCTATGCCCTCTACAAGCACAGGCATGCGTTCCTTTAA
- a CDS encoding sodium-dependent transporter, which produces MEQRDQWATKIGLILAMAGNAIGLGNFWRFPYQLASNGGGAFMIPYFIALVFLGIPVMWIEWTTGRYGGKYGHGTIGPMFYLMARESLKPRTAMIFGIIGGMLAFSVASLLSSYYYQVIGWSAAYTYYSLTGAYFGKDTVQFFLDYVANTKAVIFFWGLTMLFLGIAVGQGVSKGIERWVKVMMPLLYVFAILLVLRALTLGSPVKPEWSAIKGLEYIWKPDFQTLSQNFFKISLAAAGQIFFTLSLGMGIIHNYASYLGPEDDVALSGLATVSLNEFAEVILGGSLAIPIAFAYLGPEQAVKGGVGLAYMALPNVFANMPAGQIFGAMWFLLLWFAGFTSAIATYNYLVAMLEEDIHIDRKVGTWLVFIFLFLLGLPVALDSTLAYLSELDMWVGSYFLVLLGLFDIIVAVWLFKPDNFWEELHKGAYINVPEWYRPIMTIIAPLFMLFLLGGNTWDYIRNGAFSVSEYYVTQILGYDYTPEIISLITRARIVIIIILVIGAIEAYMAIKKKYGEELAKNEVLIKL; this is translated from the coding sequence GTGGAACAAAGGGATCAATGGGCGACTAAGATTGGTTTAATTTTAGCCATGGCCGGAAATGCAATAGGTCTTGGAAACTTCTGGAGGTTCCCATACCAGCTCGCTAGCAACGGTGGCGGCGCATTCATGATACCGTACTTCATAGCGTTGGTGTTCCTGGGAATCCCTGTGATGTGGATTGAGTGGACCACCGGTCGCTACGGTGGTAAATACGGACACGGTACAATCGGACCAATGTTCTACCTCATGGCCAGGGAGAGCCTCAAGCCAAGGACAGCCATGATCTTCGGTATCATCGGTGGAATGCTGGCCTTCTCGGTCGCTTCCCTGCTCAGCTCATACTACTATCAGGTCATAGGCTGGTCCGCGGCTTACACCTACTACAGCCTTACCGGAGCATACTTCGGCAAGGACACCGTCCAGTTCTTCCTGGACTATGTCGCCAACACCAAGGCAGTGATATTCTTCTGGGGACTGACGATGCTCTTCCTTGGAATAGCAGTTGGACAGGGAGTTAGCAAAGGTATCGAGCGCTGGGTTAAGGTCATGATGCCCCTCCTGTACGTGTTCGCTATACTCCTGGTTCTCAGGGCACTGACCCTTGGCTCACCCGTAAAGCCAGAGTGGAGCGCCATTAAGGGTCTCGAGTACATCTGGAAGCCTGACTTTCAGACACTCAGCCAGAACTTCTTCAAGATAAGCCTGGCAGCGGCGGGACAGATATTCTTCACACTGTCCCTCGGTATGGGTATCATACACAACTACGCAAGCTACCTCGGTCCTGAGGACGACGTTGCCCTCTCAGGTCTCGCCACAGTTTCACTCAACGAGTTCGCAGAGGTCATCCTCGGTGGTTCTCTCGCCATCCCGATAGCCTTCGCCTACCTCGGTCCAGAGCAGGCCGTCAAGGGTGGTGTCGGTCTCGCATACATGGCCCTTCCGAACGTCTTCGCCAACATGCCGGCAGGTCAGATATTCGGTGCAATGTGGTTCCTCCTGCTCTGGTTCGCGGGATTCACTTCAGCTATAGCCACCTACAACTACCTCGTCGCCATGCTCGAGGAGGACATTCACATCGATAGGAAGGTTGGCACCTGGCTAGTGTTCATATTCCTGTTCCTGCTTGGACTGCCGGTTGCCCTTGACAGCACCCTAGCGTACCTCAGCGAGCTCGACATGTGGGTTGGTTCCTACTTCCTCGTGCTGCTTGGTCTCTTCGACATCATAGTCGCAGTTTGGCTCTTCAAGCCCGACAACTTCTGGGAGGAGCTCCACAAGGGTGCTTACATTAACGTTCCAGAGTGGTACAGGCCAATAATGACCATAATAGCGCCGCTGTTCATGCTGTTCCTCCTCGGTGGCAACACCTGGGACTACATAAGGAACGGAGCCTTCTCAGTATCGGAGTACTATGTCACCCAGATACTTGGATACGACTACACCCCAGAAATCATCAGCCTCATCACCAGGGCCAGGATAGTTATCATCATAATCCTCGTCATCGGTGCTATCGAGGCTTACATGGCCATCAAGAAGAAGTACGGCGAAGAGCTCGCAAAGAACGAGGTGCTCATAAAGCTCTGA
- the gdhA gene encoding glutamate dehydrogenase: protein MVEIDPFEIAVQQLERAAQYMDISEEALEFLKRPQRILEVTIPVEMDDGSVKLFTGFRVQHNWARGPTKGGIRWHPEETLSTVKALAAWMTWKTAVMDLPYGGGKGGIICNPKELSDREKERLARGYIRAIYDIISPYTDVPAPDVYTNPQIMAWMMDEYEAISRRKTPAFGIITGKPPSVGGIVARMDATARGAAFTVREAAKALGWDTLKGKTIAIQGYGNAGYYMAKIMSEEYGMKVIAVSDSKGGIYNPDGLNADEVLEWKKKNGSVKDFPGAQNITNDELLELEVDVLAPSAIEEVITKKNADNIKAKIVAELANGPTTPEADEILYEKGILIIPDFLCNAGGVTVSYFEWVQNITGDYWTVEETRAKLDKKMTKAFWDVYNTHKEKNINMRDAAYVVAVSRVYQAMKDRGWVKK from the coding sequence ATGGTCGAGATAGACCCGTTTGAGATTGCAGTTCAGCAGCTCGAGAGGGCTGCCCAGTATATGGACATAAGCGAAGAGGCCCTCGAGTTCCTTAAGAGACCACAAAGAATTCTTGAAGTAACAATTCCAGTTGAGATGGACGATGGTTCTGTAAAACTCTTTACTGGTTTTAGAGTCCAACACAACTGGGCTCGCGGTCCAACAAAGGGTGGAATTAGATGGCACCCTGAGGAAACATTAAGCACAGTTAAAGCCTTAGCCGCTTGGATGACTTGGAAGACCGCCGTTATGGACCTCCCCTACGGTGGAGGTAAGGGTGGCATCATCTGCAACCCGAAGGAGCTCTCCGACAGGGAGAAGGAGAGGCTCGCTAGGGGCTACATAAGGGCTATCTACGACATCATTAGCCCGTACACCGATGTTCCCGCTCCTGACGTTTACACCAACCCGCAGATCATGGCCTGGATGATGGACGAGTATGAGGCCATCAGCAGGAGGAAGACCCCGGCCTTCGGTATCATCACTGGCAAGCCGCCGAGCGTCGGCGGTATCGTCGCTAGGATGGATGCCACCGCCAGGGGTGCTGCCTTCACCGTCCGTGAGGCCGCCAAGGCCCTTGGCTGGGACACCCTTAAGGGCAAGACTATCGCCATCCAGGGTTACGGTAACGCCGGTTACTACATGGCCAAGATCATGAGCGAGGAGTACGGCATGAAGGTCATCGCCGTCAGCGACAGCAAGGGCGGCATCTACAACCCGGACGGCCTCAACGCCGATGAGGTTCTCGAGTGGAAGAAGAAGAACGGCAGCGTTAAGGACTTCCCAGGCGCCCAGAACATCACCAATGATGAGCTCCTCGAGCTCGAGGTCGACGTCCTCGCCCCGAGCGCCATCGAGGAGGTCATCACCAAGAAGAACGCCGACAACATCAAGGCCAAGATCGTTGCCGAGCTCGCCAACGGTCCGACCACCCCGGAGGCCGACGAGATCCTCTACGAGAAGGGCATCCTCATCATACCGGACTTCCTCTGTAACGCCGGTGGTGTTACCGTCAGCTACTTCGAGTGGGTTCAGAACATAACCGGCGACTACTGGACCGTCGAGGAGACCAGGGCCAAGCTCGACAAGAAGATGACTAAGGCCTTCTGGGACGTCTACAACACCCACAAGGAGAAGAACATCAACATGCGTGACGCTGCCTACGTCGTCGCGGTCAGCAGGGTCTACCAGGCCATGAAGGACCGCGGATGGGTCAAGAAGTGA
- a CDS encoding potassium channel family protein, whose amino-acid sequence MLYYVKGILLGLFGVITLFGFLLARWEGLTYANGVYFAFISAFTVGYGDIVPHTPGGKVLCAFVLPILGMILTGIMIAAAMKVIERLYTERIGKF is encoded by the coding sequence GTGCTCTACTACGTCAAGGGCATTCTCCTGGGCCTCTTCGGGGTGATAACTCTCTTTGGATTCCTACTGGCCAGGTGGGAGGGCCTAACGTACGCCAACGGAGTTTACTTCGCGTTCATTTCAGCGTTTACCGTCGGCTACGGGGACATAGTTCCCCACACTCCTGGGGGCAAGGTTCTCTGTGCCTTCGTGCTTCCAATCCTAGGCATGATACTGACAGGCATAATGATCGCCGCGGCTATGAAGGTCATAGAGAGGCTCTATACGGAGAGAATCGGGAAGTTCTGA
- the psmB gene encoding archaeal proteasome endopeptidase complex subunit beta codes for MAEKLKGTTTVGIVCKDGVVLAADRRASLGNMVLSKEVTKVFQIDDHLALAGAGSVGDILSLVRLLRAEVRLYRAKVGREMGVKALATLTSNILHGSRFMPYFGWFLIAGYDEKPALYSLDMAGGVTEDKFTAAGSGMELAFAVLEDGYKDDINVEEGVKLALKAIKIATRRDVFTGDGITLVTVTEEGYRELNREEIEALLK; via the coding sequence TTGGCTGAAAAGCTAAAGGGAACGACTACGGTCGGCATTGTATGTAAGGACGGCGTTGTCCTAGCGGCGGACAGGAGAGCATCGCTCGGCAACATGGTGCTGTCAAAGGAAGTCACTAAGGTGTTTCAGATAGATGACCATCTGGCCCTGGCTGGAGCTGGAAGCGTCGGGGACATTCTCTCGCTTGTTAGACTTCTGAGGGCTGAGGTTAGGCTCTACAGGGCCAAGGTCGGGAGGGAGATGGGCGTTAAGGCCCTCGCAACGCTTACTTCTAACATTCTCCACGGGAGCAGGTTCATGCCGTACTTCGGATGGTTTCTCATAGCCGGTTATGATGAGAAGCCCGCACTGTATTCCCTCGATATGGCGGGCGGCGTTACAGAGGATAAGTTCACCGCAGCCGGCTCTGGAATGGAGCTAGCCTTCGCAGTTCTTGAAGATGGGTATAAGGACGACATTAATGTTGAAGAGGGCGTTAAGCTTGCCCTCAAGGCTATAAAAATTGCCACGAGGCGTGATGTTTTCACAGGCGATGGAATAACACTCGTAACCGTGACGGAGGAGGGCTACAGGGAGCTGAACAGAGAGGAAATAGAGGCTCTTCTGAAGTGA
- a CDS encoding beta-CASP ribonuclease aCPSF1, with translation MIRRETFVDDILRDIKAVISQMVPRGARITDVEFEGPELVIYVKNPEAIMQDGELIKNLAKVLKKRISVRPDPEVLLPPEKAEEMIKEIVPPEAEITSISFDPSVGEVLIEAKKPGLVIGKNGETLRLITQKVHWAPKVIRTPPLQSQTIYSIRQILQTESKDRRKFLRQVGRNIYRKPELKSEWIRITGLGGFREVGRSALLVQTNESYVLVDFGVNIAALRDPKKAFPHFDAPEFRYVLDAGLLDAIIITHAHLDHSGMLPYLFRYKLFDGPIYTTPPTRDLMVLLQQDFIEIQQMNGVEPLYRPRDIKEVIKHTITLDYGEVRDIAPDMRLTLHNAGHILGSSIVHLHIGNGLHNIAITGDFKFIPTRLFEPAVSRFPRLETLVMESTYGGSNDYQMPREEAEKRLIEVIHQTIRRKGKVLIPAMAVGRAQEIMMVLEEYARVGGIEVPIYLDGMIWEATAIHTAYPEYLSRHLREQIFHEGYNPFLNPIFKPVANSRERQDIIDSGEPAIIIATSGMLVGGPSVEYFKQLAPDPKNSMIFVSYQAEGTLGRQVQRGLREIPLVGEGGKTEVVKVNMEVHTIDGFSGHADRRELISYIARLRPRPERVITVHGEPHKCLDLSTSIHKKFGISTRAPNNLDAIRLK, from the coding sequence TTGATAAGGAGAGAGACGTTCGTTGACGACATTCTACGCGATATAAAAGCGGTAATCTCCCAGATGGTTCCGAGGGGGGCTAGAATAACAGACGTCGAGTTCGAGGGGCCTGAGCTCGTTATCTACGTCAAGAACCCCGAGGCAATAATGCAGGATGGGGAGCTCATCAAGAACCTCGCCAAGGTTCTCAAGAAAAGGATAAGCGTCAGGCCGGATCCGGAGGTTCTCCTCCCGCCGGAGAAGGCTGAGGAGATGATAAAGGAGATAGTTCCGCCGGAGGCAGAGATAACCAGCATCAGCTTTGACCCGTCCGTGGGTGAAGTCCTCATAGAAGCCAAGAAGCCGGGTCTAGTGATAGGTAAGAACGGTGAAACACTCCGCTTGATAACCCAGAAGGTTCACTGGGCTCCCAAGGTGATACGAACTCCTCCGCTTCAGAGCCAGACGATATACTCCATCAGGCAGATACTCCAGACCGAGAGCAAGGACAGGAGGAAGTTCCTCCGTCAGGTCGGCAGGAACATCTACCGCAAGCCCGAACTCAAGAGCGAGTGGATAAGGATAACCGGTCTCGGAGGCTTCAGGGAAGTCGGCAGGAGTGCCCTTCTCGTCCAGACCAACGAGAGCTACGTTTTGGTTGACTTCGGTGTTAACATAGCTGCCCTCCGTGACCCCAAGAAGGCCTTCCCTCACTTCGATGCTCCGGAGTTCCGCTACGTCCTGGATGCAGGCCTTCTCGATGCGATAATCATAACTCACGCTCACCTTGACCACAGTGGTATGCTTCCGTATCTCTTCCGCTACAAGCTCTTCGACGGACCGATATACACGACCCCACCGACCAGGGACCTTATGGTCCTCCTCCAGCAGGACTTCATCGAGATTCAGCAGATGAACGGCGTCGAGCCGCTCTACAGACCGAGGGACATCAAGGAGGTCATCAAGCACACCATAACCCTGGATTACGGCGAGGTCAGGGACATAGCGCCGGACATGCGCCTTACCCTTCACAACGCCGGCCACATCCTTGGTTCTTCCATAGTCCACCTCCACATAGGCAACGGCCTCCACAACATAGCAATCACCGGAGACTTCAAGTTCATCCCAACGAGGCTTTTCGAACCGGCCGTTTCGAGGTTCCCGAGGCTCGAGACCCTTGTCATGGAGTCCACCTACGGTGGAAGCAACGACTACCAGATGCCGCGTGAGGAAGCTGAGAAGCGCTTGATTGAGGTCATTCACCAGACAATAAGGAGGAAGGGCAAGGTTCTCATTCCAGCCATGGCCGTCGGTAGGGCCCAGGAGATAATGATGGTTCTCGAGGAGTACGCGAGGGTTGGTGGCATAGAGGTGCCAATTTACCTCGATGGAATGATTTGGGAGGCCACTGCCATACACACGGCCTATCCAGAATACCTCAGCAGACACCTCCGCGAGCAGATATTCCACGAGGGCTACAACCCGTTCCTCAACCCGATATTCAAGCCCGTCGCCAACTCCCGGGAGAGGCAGGACATCATAGACAGCGGTGAGCCGGCGATAATCATAGCTACTTCGGGCATGCTTGTCGGCGGACCGAGCGTGGAGTACTTCAAGCAGCTCGCTCCGGATCCAAAGAACAGCATGATATTCGTCAGCTACCAGGCAGAGGGAACCCTTGGAAGACAGGTGCAGAGGGGACTCAGGGAAATCCCGCTCGTCGGCGAGGGAGGCAAGACCGAGGTCGTCAAGGTCAACATGGAGGTTCACACCATCGACGGCTTCTCAGGTCACGCCGACAGGAGGGAGCTCATAAGCTACATAGCAAGGCTGAGACCGAGGCCCGAGAGGGTCATCACAGTCCACGGAGAGCCCCACAAGTGCCTTGACCTCTCAACAAGCATCCACAAGAAGTTCGGCATCAGCACGAGGGCCCCGAACAACCTCGACGCAATCAGGCTGAAGTGA
- a CDS encoding pyridoxal-phosphate dependent enzyme — protein MFVRCPSCGRLYSSLIPPTCSCGEPLRIAYDYENVDVSRWRNRDKGVWRYRELLPDVNEIISLHEGGTPLLRAKLGEELGLNVFIKDETRNPTGSFRDRLITVAVSYGLPHAENGFVVASNGNAAASLAAYAARAGKEAYTVVPKLIEKCKLTQIAAFGAKIIRYGESVDEGISYAEGLAEGKGLYNVTPESNLIGLEGQKTVAFELWEELNPTHVIVPTGSGSNLYSIYKGFRELLEIGAIDEMPKLIAVQTERCSPIASEVLGVEPKAEPTKALALYVKNPLTKELALEAIRETDGTAVLVGEDELDLGERLLAKEGIFAEYASVVIVPALLKLAEEGYFERDDRIALIVTSSGLKGHYSESREKFALGGTKLKILKLLGERSMYGYEIWEALEKPLKYQAVYQHLRELESLGLIEESHRKGRRVYYGLTEKGRKFLETLSA, from the coding sequence ATGTTCGTTAGGTGTCCCTCCTGCGGGAGGCTCTATTCTTCTCTTATTCCCCCCACGTGCTCCTGCGGCGAGCCACTTAGGATAGCCTACGACTACGAGAATGTTGATGTGTCAAGATGGCGAAACAGGGATAAGGGCGTCTGGCGCTACAGGGAGCTTCTGCCAGACGTTAATGAGATTATCAGCCTCCACGAGGGTGGAACGCCTCTTCTTAGGGCCAAACTTGGCGAGGAACTCGGACTAAACGTCTTCATCAAGGATGAAACGAGGAACCCGACCGGCTCCTTCAGGGACAGGCTAATCACGGTTGCCGTTTCCTATGGCCTGCCCCACGCTGAGAACGGTTTCGTCGTCGCCAGCAACGGGAACGCGGCGGCTTCCCTGGCGGCCTATGCAGCCAGAGCTGGCAAAGAGGCCTACACGGTAGTCCCCAAGCTCATAGAGAAGTGCAAGCTAACTCAGATTGCTGCCTTTGGGGCCAAAATCATACGCTACGGCGAGAGCGTTGACGAGGGCATAAGCTACGCTGAGGGGCTGGCCGAGGGTAAGGGCCTGTACAACGTCACTCCCGAGAGCAACCTGATTGGCCTCGAGGGCCAGAAAACGGTGGCCTTCGAGCTCTGGGAGGAGCTCAACCCTACTCACGTGATAGTGCCCACTGGAAGCGGCAGCAACCTTTACAGCATCTACAAAGGTTTTAGGGAGCTCCTGGAGATTGGTGCAATCGATGAGATGCCCAAGCTTATAGCGGTTCAAACTGAGAGGTGTTCCCCTATAGCAAGCGAGGTTCTCGGCGTTGAGCCTAAGGCCGAGCCCACCAAAGCTCTGGCCCTCTACGTCAAGAACCCCCTCACAAAGGAGCTCGCCCTTGAGGCTATACGGGAGACGGACGGAACTGCAGTCCTCGTTGGGGAGGACGAGCTTGATTTGGGCGAGAGGCTCCTCGCGAAGGAGGGTATCTTTGCCGAGTACGCTTCAGTGGTAATAGTCCCGGCGCTCCTCAAGCTCGCCGAGGAGGGCTACTTTGAGAGGGACGACAGAATAGCCCTAATCGTGACGAGCTCCGGATTGAAGGGCCACTACTCGGAGAGCAGGGAAAAGTTCGCCCTTGGAGGAACCAAGCTCAAAATCCTAAAGCTGCTCGGCGAAAGGAGCATGTATGGCTACGAGATATGGGAAGCACTGGAGAAGCCGCTCAAGTATCAGGCCGTTTATCAGCACCTGCGCGAGCTCGAAAGCCTCGGTCTCATAGAGGAATCCCATAGGAAGGGACGGCGCGTGTACTACGGGCTCACGGAGAAGGGTAGAAAGTTCCTCGAGACGCTCTCTGCCTAA
- the rpiA gene encoding ribose-5-phosphate isomerase RpiA, with amino-acid sequence MEELKRAVAKEALKFIEDDMVVGLGTGSTTAYFIEYLGKLIMEEELEDVYGVPTSYQARLLALEYGVPVLGLDEVDAIDIAVDGADEVDPHLNLIKGRGAALTMEKIIEYRAGTFLVLVDESKLVERLGQKMPVPIEVIPAAWRAIAEELEVFNATAELRMGSKKDGPVVTENGNFILDARFHRIDDPLDLEIELNNIPGVVENGIFADIADIVLVGTREGVKRMER; translated from the coding sequence ATGGAAGAACTGAAAAGAGCCGTCGCGAAGGAGGCCCTGAAGTTCATCGAGGATGACATGGTAGTGGGCCTCGGCACGGGCTCAACGACCGCCTATTTCATCGAGTACCTCGGCAAGCTCATCATGGAGGAGGAGCTTGAGGACGTCTACGGTGTTCCAACCTCTTATCAGGCAAGGCTTCTCGCTCTCGAGTACGGCGTTCCGGTTCTCGGCCTCGACGAGGTCGATGCCATAGACATAGCCGTCGACGGGGCCGACGAGGTAGATCCGCACCTCAATCTCATCAAGGGGCGCGGCGCCGCTCTGACGATGGAGAAAATCATCGAGTACCGCGCCGGAACCTTCCTCGTCCTCGTTGATGAGAGCAAGCTAGTTGAGAGGCTCGGCCAGAAGATGCCGGTCCCCATAGAGGTTATTCCGGCAGCCTGGCGCGCGATAGCCGAAGAACTTGAGGTCTTCAACGCCACAGCCGAACTGAGGATGGGGAGCAAAAAGGACGGTCCGGTCGTTACCGAGAACGGCAACTTCATCCTCGACGCAAGGTTCCACAGGATAGACGACCCCCTTGACCTCGAGATAGAGCTCAACAACATTCCAGGCGTTGTCGAGAACGGCATCTTTGCTGACATAGCTGACATCGTCCTCGTCGGTACGAGAGAGGGAGTTAAGAGGATGGAGCGCTGA
- the upp gene encoding uracil phosphoribosyltransferase: protein MIRDERWEGVYSFEDSPFIMEILTELRDESTGPIAFRKGLVKLGRYMAYEITKTMETERIRIKTPLEETDGILITDRRNVVIITVLRAAIPLMEGLIKVLDHARVGIVSASRGKAPKFEIEMKYVKVPQITEKDTVIIADPMIATGSTLIKVLDEVKKYGKAKRYVIVGVLAAPEGISRIKEAHPDVEMFVAAIDRELNEKGYILPGLGDAGDRAFGAPIKV, encoded by the coding sequence ATGATCAGGGACGAACGCTGGGAAGGTGTCTACTCTTTTGAGGACTCCCCATTCATTATGGAGATTTTGACTGAGTTAAGAGACGAGAGCACAGGTCCGATAGCCTTCAGGAAGGGTCTTGTCAAGCTTGGCAGATACATGGCCTACGAGATAACCAAGACAATGGAGACCGAGAGAATCAGGATAAAGACGCCCCTCGAAGAGACCGACGGAATCCTCATCACTGACAGGCGCAACGTTGTCATAATAACCGTTTTGAGGGCGGCAATACCTCTTATGGAAGGGCTCATTAAGGTTCTCGACCACGCCCGCGTGGGAATAGTCTCGGCCTCCCGCGGTAAGGCTCCGAAGTTCGAAATAGAAATGAAGTACGTTAAGGTACCCCAGATAACGGAGAAAGATACAGTCATCATAGCCGACCCAATGATAGCGACGGGTTCGACGCTGATTAAGGTTCTCGATGAGGTCAAGAAGTACGGGAAGGCCAAGCGCTATGTCATCGTTGGTGTCCTTGCGGCTCCGGAGGGAATAAGCAGGATAAAGGAAGCTCACCCCGACGTGGAGATGTTCGTCGCGGCGATAGACAGGGAGCTCAACGAAAAGGGCTACATCCTGCCGGGCCTTGGCGATGCTGGAGACAGAGCATTTGGAGCGCCGATTAAGGTCTGA